In Candidatus Roseilinea sp., one DNA window encodes the following:
- the hmuV gene encoding hemin import ATP-binding protein HmuV, giving the protein MEIVPGAVVGVLGPNGAGKSTLLAALAGDLSPASGDVRLDGKPLRSWRPIELAKRRAVLLQDSFLNFPFAVIDVVLMGRMPHCGGVERPVDYEIARHAMRMVEADHLAERIYTSLSGGERQRVQMARALAQVLGDAGGPEDDAVRYLLLDEPVNSLDIAHQHIALAVARSLARQGMGIFAILHDLNLAAQYADYLVVLQRGKVVASGPPSAVLNELLLQRVFDMRAQVLPHPAFDCPLVAPVSPLSQPAPME; this is encoded by the coding sequence ATGGAGATCGTCCCAGGTGCGGTGGTGGGCGTGCTCGGCCCGAATGGCGCCGGCAAGAGCACGTTGTTGGCAGCGCTGGCGGGCGACCTTTCGCCCGCTTCCGGGGATGTGCGACTGGATGGCAAGCCGCTACGGTCATGGCGGCCCATCGAACTCGCCAAGCGGCGCGCCGTGCTGCTGCAGGATTCGTTTCTCAACTTCCCTTTCGCTGTGATTGACGTTGTGCTCATGGGACGCATGCCGCATTGCGGCGGGGTTGAGCGGCCAGTGGATTATGAGATTGCCCGGCATGCGATGCGCATGGTGGAAGCCGATCATTTGGCAGAGCGGATTTACACGTCGCTTTCGGGCGGCGAACGCCAGCGGGTGCAGATGGCGCGTGCGTTGGCGCAAGTGCTAGGCGACGCCGGTGGTCCTGAAGACGATGCAGTGCGCTATCTGTTGCTCGACGAGCCGGTCAACAGCCTCGACATTGCCCATCAGCACATTGCGCTAGCGGTCGCCCGCTCTTTGGCGCGCCAGGGCATGGGCATCTTTGCCATCCTGCACGACTTGAACCTGGCCGCTCAATACGCTGACTACCTCGTCGTATTACAGCGCGGCAAAGTGGTCGCCAGCGGTCCGCCGAGCGCCGTGCTGAACGAGTTGTTGCTCCAACGCGTGTTCGACATGCGCGCGCAAGTCTTGCCGCATCCGGCATTCGACTGTCCGCTGGTTGCGCCGGTATCGCCGTTGAGCCAGCCGGCACCGATGGAGTGA
- a CDS encoding hemin ABC transporter permease: MTSATRRRSALVALAVLLFVVVLASIGIGAVGITPSQALAILAYQINLPLPPTLVVPFEQQQAAVLVAIRIPRVLMGAMIGAALAVSGAAMQGMFRNPLADPGLIGVSSGAALAAVATIVLGVSFADTLYKQLGPFTLPVAAFVGAVGATVIIYRLANVNGRTIVATMLLAGIAMNALLGAGTGFLTFIATDAQLRNITFWTLGSIGGATWRSVAAIAPFAFVAIMLMPRLARALNAMALGEAEARYLGFDVERTKRWVVMLVSLAVGAAVALAGIIGFIGLIVPHLLRLLMGPDHRGVLPGAALLGATLLLAADLIARTIVAPAELPIGIVTATLGAPFFLWLLLRDRRRSVL, translated from the coding sequence ATGACGAGTGCTACCCGGAGGCGTAGTGCACTCGTCGCGCTTGCTGTCCTGCTTTTTGTCGTGGTGCTCGCCTCGATCGGCATTGGGGCAGTAGGCATTACGCCGTCGCAGGCGCTCGCTATCCTCGCCTACCAGATCAACCTGCCGTTGCCGCCAACGCTGGTCGTGCCCTTTGAGCAGCAGCAAGCCGCAGTGTTAGTAGCCATCCGCATCCCGCGCGTACTGATGGGGGCGATGATCGGCGCAGCGCTCGCGGTCTCCGGCGCAGCTATGCAGGGCATGTTTCGCAATCCGCTGGCCGATCCAGGTCTAATCGGCGTGAGCAGCGGCGCGGCGTTGGCCGCTGTTGCAACGATCGTGCTCGGTGTGAGCTTCGCCGATACGCTCTACAAGCAACTGGGTCCGTTCACTTTGCCGGTGGCTGCCTTTGTCGGCGCAGTGGGCGCCACGGTCATCATCTACCGCCTGGCGAACGTGAACGGCAGGACGATAGTGGCAACGATGCTGCTGGCCGGCATCGCGATGAATGCCCTCCTTGGAGCAGGCACTGGTTTCCTCACTTTCATCGCGACCGATGCTCAACTGCGTAACATCACATTCTGGACTCTGGGCAGCATTGGCGGGGCAACCTGGCGCAGCGTCGCAGCTATCGCGCCCTTCGCGTTTGTCGCCATCATGCTTATGCCGCGGCTGGCGCGCGCGCTCAACGCCATGGCGCTGGGCGAGGCTGAGGCGCGTTACCTGGGCTTCGACGTGGAGCGCACAAAACGCTGGGTCGTTATGCTCGTCTCGCTAGCGGTCGGCGCGGCGGTAGCACTGGCCGGCATCATCGGTTTCATCGGCTTGATCGTGCCGCACCTGCTGCGCTTGCTGATGGGTCCCGATCATCGCGGTGTGTTGCCAGGAGCAGCGTTGTTAGGCGCAACGCTGTTGTTGGCCGCCGATTTGATCGCACGCACGATCGTCGCGCCTGCCGAGCTGCCCATCGGCATCGTCACAGCGACGCTAGGCGCGCCATTCTTCCTGTGGCTGCTCCTGCGCGATCGCAGGCGGAGCGTGCTATGA
- a CDS encoding hypothetical protein (possible pseudo, internal stop codon, frameshifted) has protein sequence MNDAVHVLLNIICERRSYALKELSPEPVNIDDVKLMLEAARWAPTHGMTEPWRFCVFAGESRAALGECFAEAYRLLTPPEKYDPKAEQAQRERPFAAPVWISLGMLRTGKDKMPEWEDLASVAIAAQHIHLMAHSMGYACKWTSGEIVRHECVLDLVGLKPPSKLLGFLFVGRPASGVVPQAGRSPIEDKVIWRV, from the coding sequence ATGAATGACGCAGTGCACGTCTTGCTGAACATCATCTGTGAGCGTCGCAGCTACGCGCTCAAGGAGCTTTCACCCGAGCCGGTCAACATCGACGATGTGAAGTTGATGCTGGAAGCCGCGCGCTGGGCGCCGACGCATGGTATGACCGAGCCGTGGCGCTTCTGCGTGTTTGCCGGGGAGTCGCGAGCGGCGCTTGGCGAGTGTTTTGCCGAAGCCTATCGCCTGCTTACCCCGCCGGAGAAGTACGATCCAAAGGCGGAACAAGCCCAGCGCGAACGCCCGTTTGCCGCGCCGGTCTGGATCAGCTTGGGCATGCTGCGCACCGGCAAAGACAAGATGCCGGAGTGGGAAGACCTGGCATCGGTCGCGATCGCCGCGCAGCATATCCACTTGATGGCGCACAGCATGGGCTACGCGTGTAAGTGGACGAGCGGCGAGATCGTGCGCCATGAGTGCGTGCTCGACCTGGTTGGACTGAAACCGCCTTCGAAGCTGCTCGGCTTCTTGTTCGTGGGCCGGCCGGCAAGCGGCGTCGTCCCGCAGGCCGGTCGCTCGCCTATCGAAGACAAAGTGATCTGGCGCGTGTGA
- a CDS encoding hypothetical protein (possible pseudo, internal stop codon, frameshifted): MTPMISAHVLMKRLAGADPPVVVDVRDPEAYAAGHVPGAINIPLAELEDRLSELSAAALVVTYCEMEHRGQSLGERAATLLRKRGFNASALDGGLPAWQQADTSVLANTAAGAMQHMNEDHRNNLLDYARGLAGLDWAEDAEIIALDRYGFDLRVTGQGKQATARIAFDPPLTEPGQLRPAVVKLAKLARQKLAE; encoded by the coding sequence GTGACGCCGATGATTTCCGCGCATGTCCTGATGAAGCGCCTGGCCGGCGCAGATCCGCCGGTGGTGGTTGACGTTCGGGACCCAGAGGCATATGCTGCCGGCCACGTGCCCGGCGCAATCAACATCCCGCTGGCCGAGCTGGAGGACCGACTGAGCGAGCTATCGGCTGCTGCGCTGGTCGTCACATATTGCGAAATGGAGCACCGCGGCCAGTCGCTAGGGGAACGCGCAGCAACCTTGTTGCGCAAGCGAGGGTTCAACGCCAGCGCCCTGGACGGCGGGTTGCCGGCGTGGCAGCAAGCCGACACTTCGGTGTTGGCCAACACTGCTGCTGGTGCGATGCAGCACATGAATGAAGACCACCGCAACAACTTGCTGGACTACGCGCGCGGGCTGGCCGGTCTCGACTGGGCCGAGGACGCCGAGATAATCGCCCTCGACCGCTATGGCTTCGACCTGCGCGTCACCGGCCAGGGCAAGCAGGCGACGGCGCGCATTGCCTTCGACCCGCCGCTGACCGAGCCCGGCCAACTGCGCCCGGCAGTCGTCAAGCTGGCCAAGCTGGCCCGACAGAAGCTGGCTGAATAA
- a CDS encoding ABC transporter produces the protein MTPALRVRNVSKRFTAQDVYAVYQASLDVEPGQIVVLLGPSGCGKTTLLRLINGLETPEPDPEASIAIGDRTVFGPGVNTPPEKRRVGMVFQDYALFPHMTVAANVAFGLHGVDKAEALARTMAALDQVQLGDLAQRYPHELSGGQQQRVALARALAPQPQLLLLDEPFSNLDHALRVALREEVRGVLKRSGVAALFVTHDREEALSLADALAVMQHGRIVQTGTPRQLYAHPASPFVARFLGEANFLPAHAHGAYAECVFGRVALELPAQGRVQLFIRPEALEVFTDPEGRAYVAHVLYFGHDQLLSLCLDGNERLLARTDGVSALPAGTRVSVRLRGPVRAFEWRSDGTTETL, from the coding sequence ATGACGCCGGCGTTGCGCGTCCGAAATGTCTCTAAGCGCTTCACCGCCCAGGACGTGTACGCGGTTTACCAGGCGTCACTGGATGTTGAGCCGGGACAGATCGTCGTGCTGCTCGGCCCTAGCGGCTGCGGCAAAACTACGCTGTTGCGCTTGATCAACGGCTTGGAGACGCCGGAGCCCGATCCAGAGGCATCCATTGCCATCGGTGACCGCACCGTCTTTGGGCCGGGGGTGAACACGCCGCCGGAGAAGCGCCGCGTCGGGATGGTCTTTCAAGACTACGCGCTTTTCCCCCACATGACCGTGGCCGCCAACGTCGCTTTCGGGTTACACGGCGTAGACAAGGCAGAGGCGCTGGCACGGACGATGGCCGCGCTCGATCAGGTGCAGTTAGGCGATCTAGCTCAGCGCTACCCGCATGAGCTCTCCGGCGGGCAACAGCAGCGCGTCGCGCTGGCCCGTGCGCTTGCGCCCCAGCCGCAGTTGCTCTTGCTGGACGAGCCGTTCTCCAACCTCGACCATGCGCTGCGCGTCGCCTTGCGCGAGGAAGTGCGCGGCGTGCTGAAGCGCAGCGGCGTGGCTGCCCTGTTCGTCACGCATGACCGTGAGGAGGCGCTCAGCTTGGCCGACGCGCTGGCCGTGATGCAGCATGGGCGCATCGTGCAGACGGGGACGCCGCGCCAACTGTACGCCCACCCGGCTTCGCCGTTTGTGGCGCGCTTCCTCGGCGAGGCGAACTTCTTGCCGGCGCACGCTCATGGAGCGTATGCCGAATGCGTATTCGGTCGCGTGGCGCTAGAGTTGCCGGCGCAGGGCCGCGTGCAGTTGTTCATCCGCCCTGAAGCGTTAGAAGTGTTTACCGACCCAGAGGGACGCGCCTACGTCGCGCACGTCCTCTACTTTGGACACGACCAGTTGTTGTCGTTGTGTCTGGATGGCAATGAGCGCTTGCTTGCACGCACGGATGGTGTATCAGCATTGCCGGCCGGCACGCGCGTCAGCGTGCGCCTGCGCGGGCCGGTGCGGGCATTCGAGTGGCGAAGCGACGGGACGACAGAAACTTTGTAG
- a CDS encoding ABC transporter permease, with protein sequence MGRVAIDSWGRPAFNAGSLAAALPALLVLLPLIGLALTWLRLDGEIWSHLWSTLLPEMLLNTVLLMLGVGATTLAIGASLAWLVTTYAFPGARLLEWLLVLPIAIPGYILGYVAMSLFDYAGPFQTQLRAWFGPDLELPEFRSLPGAIFVLSLTLYPYVYLLARAAFRDQSAMQRDAARAAGLGNRVIFWRVALPLARPSLAAGVALVLMETLTDFAVVRYFNVVTLSEGVVRLWVVQMDRDAAVQLASLLMLIALGVVLAERRLRSHARYYQLGSQSRPIAPIRLHGWRAVAALVGPLALLFVAFGLPVAQLVQWAIAEVTSAEPGTLDAVFGQYLFNTLTLSLGAALIVVAVALAMAYAVRPRGSRAEAQAGTRFLARLATLGYAMPGAVVALGVLLLLAPLNETVLGWTGGAVLLSASAFGLMYAYLVRFLAIGFSGVEASLEKVTPNMEMAARSLGAAPARVLTRIHLPLVRTGVLAALLLVFVDTLKELPVTMFLRPFGMETLSVWTYMLASESAWQAAALPALTIVLASVGPALLLIHLSRAGAHSGEGTYL encoded by the coding sequence TTGGGGCGCGTCGCTATAGATAGCTGGGGACGACCGGCCTTCAACGCCGGTTCGTTAGCAGCAGCGCTCCCTGCCCTGTTGGTATTGTTGCCATTAATCGGACTGGCGCTGACCTGGCTGCGCCTGGATGGCGAAATCTGGTCTCACCTGTGGAGCACGCTGCTACCGGAGATGCTGCTGAACACAGTGCTTCTTATGCTCGGCGTCGGCGCAACGACGCTGGCAATCGGGGCGTCGTTGGCCTGGCTGGTGACAACATATGCCTTTCCCGGTGCGCGCCTACTCGAATGGCTGCTGGTGTTGCCCATCGCGATTCCCGGCTATATCCTGGGCTACGTCGCCATGTCGCTGTTCGACTACGCCGGGCCGTTTCAAACACAGCTGCGCGCCTGGTTCGGTCCAGATCTCGAGCTGCCGGAGTTTCGCTCGCTGCCCGGCGCGATCTTCGTGCTCAGCCTGACGCTTTACCCCTACGTGTATTTGCTGGCGCGAGCCGCGTTCCGGGATCAATCGGCCATGCAGCGCGACGCAGCGCGCGCCGCCGGCCTGGGCAACCGGGTGATCTTCTGGCGCGTGGCGCTGCCCTTGGCGCGGCCATCGCTGGCCGCCGGCGTAGCGCTGGTGCTGATGGAAACGCTCACCGACTTCGCCGTGGTGCGCTACTTCAACGTCGTCACACTCAGCGAAGGCGTCGTCCGGCTGTGGGTTGTGCAGATGGACCGCGACGCTGCCGTACAACTCGCGTCGCTGCTGATGTTGATCGCGCTGGGCGTTGTGCTGGCCGAGCGCCGGCTGCGCAGTCACGCGCGCTACTACCAGCTCGGCAGTCAATCGCGGCCCATCGCGCCGATTCGCCTGCACGGCTGGCGCGCTGTAGCAGCGCTCGTTGGCCCATTGGCGCTGTTGTTTGTGGCGTTTGGGTTGCCGGTTGCCCAGCTCGTGCAGTGGGCAATTGCCGAAGTGACGAGCGCTGAACCGGGCACGCTCGATGCAGTGTTCGGCCAGTATCTGTTCAACACGCTTACCCTCTCGCTGGGCGCAGCATTGATCGTCGTCGCTGTTGCGTTGGCGATGGCGTATGCCGTGCGCCCGCGCGGGTCACGTGCCGAAGCCCAGGCCGGGACGCGCTTCCTTGCCCGCCTGGCTACGCTTGGCTATGCCATGCCTGGCGCAGTGGTTGCGTTGGGCGTGTTGCTCTTGCTCGCGCCGCTGAACGAGACCGTGCTGGGCTGGACGGGCGGCGCGGTGCTGCTGAGCGCATCGGCATTTGGGTTGATGTATGCCTACCTGGTGCGCTTCCTGGCCATCGGCTTCAGCGGCGTTGAAGCCAGCCTGGAGAAGGTGACGCCGAACATGGAGATGGCGGCGCGCAGCTTAGGCGCTGCGCCGGCGCGCGTGCTGACCCGCATTCATTTGCCATTGGTGCGCACGGGCGTCCTAGCGGCATTGTTGCTCGTGTTCGTGGATACCCTGAAGGAGCTGCCGGTCACCATGTTCCTTCGTCCGTTCGGCATGGAGACCTTGTCGGTGTGGACGTATATGCTGGCCTCGGAGTCGGCCTGGCAAGCCGCGGCGTTGCCGGCGCTCACCATCGTGCTGGCCAGCGTCGGGCCGGCGTTGCTGCTCATTCACCTCTCGCGCGCTGGCGCGCACTCTGGAGAGGGAACGTATCTATGA
- a CDS encoding ABC transporter substrate-binding protein, which translates to MNRRKFLLTPIAGALAVASLSLMQPTATVAQTKIVNVYSARHYGALEKVFAEFTRETGIQVRLSNASTQALLERLRAEGPQTPADVFFVIDVGTLQIAAKEGLLQPIQSDVLKTVIPAELRDPEGRWYALSLRYRTLMYNPAKVKPEELSTYEALADRKWRGRLCMRPATHIYTVSLVASMIANNGEQQTERVLRGWVANRPTFIDSDTRILETIAAGKCDVGITNHYYLGNKLKSDPNFPVKLFWANQADRGVQVNFSGAGVTANAPNRENAIRLLEWLATRGQDPGVAGLPGGNSEYPANPSVQPAEVLKGFGTFKADLASLPQYGPLQAQAIKLLERVGYK; encoded by the coding sequence GTGAATAGACGCAAGTTCTTGCTTACGCCCATCGCCGGTGCGCTGGCGGTGGCTTCGTTGAGTCTGATGCAACCCACAGCGACGGTTGCGCAGACGAAGATAGTCAACGTGTATTCGGCGCGGCACTACGGCGCGCTCGAGAAGGTCTTCGCCGAGTTTACGCGCGAGACCGGCATCCAAGTCCGCCTATCTAACGCCTCGACGCAAGCGCTGTTGGAACGGCTGCGCGCCGAGGGACCGCAGACGCCGGCCGATGTGTTCTTCGTGATTGATGTTGGGACGCTGCAGATCGCTGCCAAGGAAGGGCTGCTGCAGCCCATTCAGTCGGATGTGCTGAAGACGGTCATCCCGGCGGAGCTGCGCGATCCCGAAGGTCGCTGGTATGCGCTGTCGTTGCGCTATCGCACCCTGATGTACAACCCCGCCAAGGTCAAGCCGGAAGAACTTTCGACCTATGAGGCGCTGGCCGACCGGAAGTGGCGTGGCCGGTTGTGCATGCGCCCTGCGACGCACATTTACACCGTCTCGCTGGTCGCCAGCATGATTGCCAACAACGGCGAGCAGCAGACCGAGCGGGTGCTGCGTGGCTGGGTGGCCAATCGCCCGACCTTCATTGATAGCGACACGCGTATCCTGGAGACCATCGCCGCCGGCAAGTGCGATGTAGGCATCACCAATCATTACTACCTGGGAAACAAACTGAAGTCCGATCCCAACTTCCCGGTCAAGCTGTTCTGGGCCAATCAAGCCGATCGCGGCGTGCAGGTCAATTTCTCCGGCGCAGGCGTGACGGCCAACGCGCCCAACCGCGAGAACGCCATCAGGCTGCTTGAGTGGCTGGCCACACGCGGCCAAGATCCCGGCGTAGCCGGCCTGCCCGGCGGCAATAGCGAGTATCCGGCCAACCCTTCCGTCCAGCCGGCTGAGGTGCTGAAAGGATTCGGCACGTTCAAGGCTGACCTGGCCTCGCTACCGCAATACGGGCCCCTGCAAGCGCAGGCCATCAAGCTGCTCGAACGCGTTGGCTACAAGTAA
- a CDS encoding peptide ABC transporter permease, producing MLRFLVRRLLLLLPVMLGILAVTFVLVRLIPGDPCKSMLGERATEEKCNAFRERFGLNDPIPVQFVRYAGNVLQGDFGVSIKNGRPVTDVLAERLPMTMELTFFAMLFASVFGIALGVISAVRHNTAVDVGAMIFANIGVSMPVFWLGLMLAYVFALALKGTPLQLPPSGRLTAGTDLPSLLKVWGMEDAQGLQRFVVLLISNSVLLNALIQGKFNVFTDALRHLILPAVAVGTISLAIIARMTRGAMLDALTQDYVRVARAKGLTERMVILKHTLRNALVPIVTIIGLQIGGLLSGAVLTETVFSLPGVGTQIVDAITARDYPVVQAFTVLIAVIFVVVNLIVDLSYAYLNPRIRVS from the coding sequence ATGTTGCGCTTTCTGGTGCGCCGCCTGTTGCTCCTGCTGCCGGTGATGCTCGGCATCCTCGCGGTCACGTTCGTGCTGGTGCGGCTGATCCCCGGCGACCCATGCAAGTCTATGCTGGGCGAGCGGGCCACCGAAGAGAAGTGCAACGCCTTCCGCGAGCGCTTCGGCCTGAACGACCCTATCCCCGTGCAGTTCGTCCGCTACGCGGGCAATGTGCTGCAGGGCGACTTCGGCGTCTCCATCAAGAACGGCCGGCCGGTGACGGATGTCCTGGCCGAGCGCCTGCCGATGACGATGGAGCTGACGTTCTTTGCGATGCTGTTCGCTTCCGTCTTCGGCATCGCGCTCGGGGTGATCAGCGCAGTGCGGCACAACACCGCGGTGGACGTCGGCGCGATGATCTTCGCCAATATCGGCGTCTCGATGCCGGTGTTCTGGCTGGGCTTGATGCTGGCCTACGTCTTCGCGCTGGCGCTGAAAGGCACCCCCCTCCAGTTGCCGCCCTCGGGTCGGTTGACCGCCGGCACAGACCTGCCCTCGCTGCTGAAGGTATGGGGGATGGAGGACGCTCAGGGGCTGCAACGCTTCGTCGTCCTGCTGATCTCCAACTCGGTGTTGCTCAACGCGCTGATCCAGGGCAAATTCAACGTCTTCACAGACGCGCTCCGGCACTTGATCCTGCCTGCCGTGGCCGTCGGCACGATCTCGCTGGCCATCATCGCCCGCATGACGCGCGGCGCGATGCTCGACGCGCTCACTCAGGACTACGTGCGCGTCGCGCGCGCGAAAGGGCTCACCGAGCGCATGGTCATCCTCAAGCACACGTTGCGAAATGCGCTGGTGCCCATCGTCACCATCATCGGGCTGCAAATCGGCGGCTTGCTCTCCGGCGCCGTGTTGACCGAAACGGTGTTCAGCCTGCCCGGCGTCGGCACGCAGATCGTAGACGCCATCACCGCCCGCGACTACCCGGTCGTGCAGGCCTTCACCGTGCTCATCGCCGTCATCTTCGTGGTGGTGAACCTGATCGTGGATTTGAGCTACGCCTATCTGAACCCGCGCATCCGCGTGAGCTGA
- the oppC gene encoding peptide ABC transporter substrate-binding protein has protein sequence MQESIPAPVVSATAREAGRLRVQSPFARTMRRLLHNRSAQIGLVIISLLVLVAIFADVIAPYAYDQQIRQSGLRRRSPPCIHLLGCDRDKPQLLMGLDGNFRDLFSRVVYGSRLSLQIGFLTTGAAILIGTLLGAAAGYAGGWADNVIMRAMDVLLAFPSLLLAIAIVSVLGPGLINTLLAVAIVSIPIYARVVRSSVLSVKEMDYIAASRALGASPLRILFVRILPNSLTPVIVVGTLGIATAILDAAGLSFLGLGAQPPTPEWGLMLGEERNSVFNAPHLVFFPGIAIMVTVLGFNLLGDGLRDALDPRRKA, from the coding sequence ATGCAAGAGTCCATTCCCGCCCCTGTTGTGAGCGCGACTGCGCGCGAGGCCGGCCGGCTGCGCGTGCAGTCGCCGTTCGCGCGGACCATGCGCCGGCTGCTGCACAATCGGTCGGCGCAGATCGGCCTAGTCATCATCTCCCTGCTGGTGCTCGTTGCCATCTTCGCCGACGTGATCGCGCCCTACGCCTACGATCAGCAGATTCGCCAATCGGGGTTGCGCCGGCGCAGCCCGCCGTGTATCCATCTCCTCGGCTGCGACCGAGACAAGCCCCAGTTGTTGATGGGGCTGGACGGCAACTTTCGCGACCTGTTCTCGCGGGTGGTGTATGGCTCGCGCCTCTCGCTGCAGATCGGCTTCCTCACCACGGGCGCGGCTATCCTGATCGGCACGTTGCTGGGCGCGGCGGCCGGCTATGCCGGCGGCTGGGCCGACAATGTGATCATGCGCGCGATGGACGTGCTGTTGGCCTTCCCGAGCTTGCTGCTGGCCATCGCCATCGTCAGCGTGCTCGGCCCGGGGCTGATCAACACATTGCTGGCCGTAGCGATTGTCTCCATTCCGATCTACGCGCGCGTGGTGCGCTCCAGCGTGTTGAGCGTGAAAGAGATGGACTACATCGCTGCGTCGCGCGCGTTGGGCGCATCGCCCCTGCGCATCCTGTTCGTGCGCATCCTGCCGAACTCGCTCACGCCGGTGATCGTCGTCGGCACGCTGGGCATCGCCACGGCCATCCTCGACGCCGCCGGCCTGTCGTTCTTGGGACTGGGCGCGCAGCCGCCTACGCCGGAATGGGGGCTAATGCTCGGCGAGGAGCGCAACAGCGTGTTCAACGCGCCGCACCTGGTGTTCTTCCCCGGCATTGCCATCATGGTCACCGTGCTCGGGTTCAACCTACTCGGCGACGGCCTGCGCGATGCCCTCGACCCGCGCCGCAAGGCGTGA